The stretch of DNA AAGTTCTCGACCTACGCCACACCAACGATCGTCGGGGAGCTCAAAAGGCATTTCCGCGACCGCTGTTGGGCAATCCGGGTGCCCCGACGTCTGCAGGACCTGGCCCTGCAACTGCGCGACGTCCTTTCGTCGCTCAACCAGGAGATCGGCCGCTCCCCCACCATCGCCGAGATCGCGGAGCGCGCCGGGCTGACCACCGAACAGGTCCTGGAGGGCATGGAAACCATGCAGGCGTATTCCGCCTCTTCGCTGGACACACCCGCCGAGGCCGAGTTCGAGACGTCACTGATCGACACGCTGGCCGACCCCGACGAGTCGATCGAGCTGGTGGAGGGCTGGGCCGACCTCGGCCCCCTGATCCGCAGGCTGCCGGAGCGCGAACGCAAGATCCTGTACTACAGGTTCTTCCGGGGGCTTAGCCAGAGCCAGATAGCCGAGCAGCTCGACATCAGCCAGATGCACGTGTCCAGGCTGCTGTCGCGCACGCTTTCGATGCTGCGCGCCAACCTCGGCGACCTCGACGGTTAGTCCTTCCGAGCCGCAAGCGGCGCAACGCTTTTGGGATTGTGCGCGGCGGCCGTGTCCTAACCCGCTGCGAGCCGCTCCAGCGCCATCCAGCCCGCCCCCACCATCCCGGCCTCACCGCCCAGCTCCGCGGCAACGATGTCCGGAAGCGGCCGGTAGTCCGGTGCCTCGACTCGCTCGCGCATCGCCCGGACCGCGCGATCGGCGAGCAGGTCC from Actinomycetota bacterium encodes:
- a CDS encoding SigB/SigF/SigG family RNA polymerase sigma factor, whose product is MSREQEASTEPIQHAAPEARWPAGSSALEEAPSGDGVKAGTDDDAAPADDPDVQAALSDMSDLLDVDPVTLDERSRALFARMPDEQARNDLVALYHPLAEYLSSRFRGYGESSDDLGQVASIGLIKAIDRFDTERGVKFSTYATPTIVGELKRHFRDRCWAIRVPRRLQDLALQLRDVLSSLNQEIGRSPTIAEIAERAGLTTEQVLEGMETMQAYSASSLDTPAEAEFETSLIDTLADPDESIELVEGWADLGPLIRRLPERERKILYYRFFRGLSQSQIAEQLDISQMHVSRLLSRTLSMLRANLGDLDG